The Castor canadensis chromosome 13, mCasCan1.hap1v2, whole genome shotgun sequence genome has a window encoding:
- the LOC109695984 gene encoding ubiquitin-conjugating enzyme E2 D3-like, translating to MVLKCINKEHSDLAGDPPAQCFTGPVGDDMFHWQDTIMGPIAFIRIYHPNINSKGSICFNILRLQWSPALTSSKVLLSICSLLCNPNPDYPLVPEIAQISKTDRDKYNSVSQEWALG from the exons ATGGTGCTGAAATGCATTAATAAGGAACATAGTGATTTGGCTGGTGACCCTCCAGCACAATGTTTTACAGGTCCAGTTGGGGATGATATGTTTCACTGGCAAGACACAATTATGGGACCTA TTGCATTTATAAGAATTTATCATCCAAATATTAACAGTAAAGGCAGCATTTGTTTCAATATTCTAAGATTACAGTGGTCTCCTGCTTTAACTAGTTCTAAAGTTCTTTTATCCATTTGTTCACTGCTATGCAATCCAAACCCAGATTACCCCCTAGTGCCAGAGATTGCACAGATCTCTAAAACAGACAGAGATAAGTACAACAGTGTATCTCAGGAATGGGCTCTGGGATGA